ACCCGTTCcgggcggtggcgcgggagagcggcgggcggcgcgccctcgccgcgctccggTACGTGTTCCCGTTCCTGGAGTGGCTGCCGTCGTACTCGCTCGCCGCGCTCTGGtccgacgtcgtcgccggcgtcacCATCGCCAGCCTCGCCGTGCCGCAGGGCATCAGCTACGCCAAGCTCGGGGACCTCCCTCCCATCATGGGCCTATGtaagtcgtcgccgccgccgccgtccaaccTTCTTCATGCGCGCCATTGTTGATGTGATGGGTGTTTGTGTGTGGGTGCAGACTCGAGCTTCGTGCCGCCGCTGGTGTACGCGGTGATGGGGAGCTCGAGGGAGCTGGCGGtggggacgacggcggtggcgtcgctgCTGTTCGCGGCGACGCTGGGGAAGGAGGCGCCGCCGGGGGAGAAGCCGGAGCTGTACGCGGCGCTGGCGTTCACGGCGACGTTCTTCGCCGGGGTGCTCCAGGCGGGGCTCGGCGTGCTCCGGCTGGGCTTCCTCGTGGACCTCCTGTCGCACGCCGCCATCGTCGGCTTCATGGCCGGCGCGGCGACCATCGTGTGCTTGCAGCAGCTCAAGGGGATGCTCGGCCTCGCCCACTTCACCACCTCCaccgacgtcgtcgccgtcgtccgctCCGTCGTCACGCAGTCGCACCAGGTCAgctgcccgccgccaccgccaccgccgccgccgccgccgcggcgacatTGTTGTCTCCGGTGTTCGATCCGTGTCTAACttggttgtgttgtgttgttgGGTTGGCAGTGGCGATGGCAGAGCATCGTGGTCGGGTGCTGCTTCCTGATCTTCCTCCTCTTCGCTCGCTACATCGTAAGTGCTGCCTTTTTCATCTCAGCTACTAGtatgattgtgtttttttttaaaaaaaaagtggaaagATCAAACTAATAAATGATAATGATATACTAAGAAAGAAGTCAGGTTTTGGTAAATCTTGAAGCCAAAATATAATCAAGTGTAGCTAGTAGTAACTGGCCGGATATATGCAGTGAGGGAAAATAGGTAGCGTAATCCACATATACAATGTAAACGTGAAAACTATGGTAGGATCCAGAGCTGGATGCTTGAGATTTGGGGAGAGTAGTAGGACTAGCGcgctgtttggggagcttaagatCTTAAAAATCAGCTGGTGAGAATCTGAAGAAGCTGGGTCTAGttcttttttggattttatAACTACATATTTCCAAAATCTTGGTAAAAATCTagactgtttgggggagcttctagcagctgGAGAATCTAAGAGAATCTGCAGCTGTCAGAAGCTGTTAAAAACTCTCCAAACAGACTAAGCAGTATGGTGACTGGTCCTGATATTTTAACTTTTGAAGCCTAGAAGTTACTAGAATTTTGCAGgattgtagtagtagtagtggtagGTGGTTCATTTGTCAGTACTGGTCCTGAACCTGTGCTAGTATAGGACAGAATAAGCTAGCTGCAGATCGTTATTGCTACCGGACAGTCAGTGATGGATCCAAGGAATATATACTTCCATGAGATATTTGGAGCCGTGCATCATGTCGCACTAGGACAAACGAATCGATCAGCACATGATCCAGGACAAAATCATAGACGTAATCTAGACTACTATATCCATTTGGCATTTTGCCCTGAATTCAGTTCATCTTTAATTTAGCTAGTCAAGAAAACCCAatgttctgaatttctgatgctCTGATCGATCAAAgctgatttatttattttttgtaatAATCTGTTGTACATTCAGAGCAAGAGGAAGCCTAAGTGGTTCTTGCTATCAGCGATGGCGCCGTTGGCGTCGGTCATCGCCGGAAGCGTTCTGGTCTACCTCATCCACGGCGACCGCCATGGCATCCCGGTGGTGAGCACGAGCAAAACAAAAGATCTCATCACTTTAATTTCCAAGAAACATAACGCATTTGCACTGATCAGTAGTGATAAAAATGTGACTGAATCATGAACAATTAACAGATTGGGTACCTGAAGAAGGGGATAAACCCGCCGTCGGCGCGCGATCTCCTCCTGTCGTCGCCGCACACGATGGTCGCTCTCAGGACCGGGATCATCACCGGCATCATCGGCCTCGCCGTAAGCAGCCGCTTCACTCTTTCAGCTGAACTCCATTTTCGTCAGAAATGACATCGGCTATGTCAGACAACTCACCGAGCTTGTAACGTGTCTGCATAAAATTGCAGGAGGGAATCGCGATCGGAAGGAGCTTCGCAATGCTGAAGAGCTACAATGTCGACGGGAACAAGGAGATGATCGCCTTCGGGGCGATGAACATCGTCGGCTCCTGCACCTCCTGCTACCTCACAGCTGGTATACAAgagatttttcttcttctcttccgtAACAAATTAGTCACTGTTATGTTTCCGACA
The sequence above is drawn from the Oryza glaberrima chromosome 10, OglaRS2, whole genome shotgun sequence genome and encodes:
- the LOC127752837 gene encoding sulfate transporter 3.1-like — its product is MVGQQQVVDAAAAAAAAATMRVPVPPPKPLLRTIGGNLMETFFPDDPFRAVARESGGRRALAALRYVFPFLEWLPSYSLAALWSDVVAGVTIASLAVPQGISYAKLGDLPPIMGLYSSFVPPLVYAVMGSSRELAVGTTAVASLLFAATLGKEAPPGEKPELYAALAFTATFFAGVLQAGLGVLRLGFLVDLLSHAAIVGFMAGAATIVCLQQLKGMLGLAHFTTSTDVVAVVRSVVTQSHQWRWQSIVVGCCFLIFLLFARYISKRKPKWFLLSAMAPLASVIAGSVLVYLIHGDRHGIPVIGYLKKGINPPSARDLLLSSPHTMVALRTGIITGIIGLAEGIAIGRSFAMLKSYNVDGNKEMIAFGAMNIVGSCTSCYLTAGPFSRAAVNHNAGCKTPMSNAVMAVAVMLTLQFLTPLFHYTPLVVLSAIIISAMIGIIDYKAAVRLWKVDKIDFCVCVGTYLGVVFGDIQIGLAIAVGISILRILLFIARPKTTVLGKMPNSTNFRRMDQYTVAKAVPGLLVLRIDSPIYFANSGYLRERIMRWIDNEEDRIKAEGLESLKCVVLDMGAVASIDTSGTKMLEDLKKNLDRSSIQIALANPGSEIMRKLDKSNVLGLIGEEWIFLTVSEACYYAQQNCKIGVGMGVVQCVVDPEHMV